Proteins from one Clupea harengus chromosome 17, Ch_v2.0.2, whole genome shotgun sequence genomic window:
- the fam162a gene encoding protein FAM162B, which yields MMFNSLVRSRPLGTFLAQWRRQTVDATCKRRMCNKPLEGVTEGKPAVPAQKTSHLGFKVPGYRPSDFDKKMLLWTGRFKTKEQIPEIVSFEMLDAARNKMRVKVAYVMMAATIAACLVMVFLGKRGVKNHESLIAMNLEKKARWKEEGQRERDAAAAAAAAASTAALVTAKAQ from the exons ATGATGTTCAATTCGCTCGTTAGATCTCGTCCTCTTGGCACTTTCTTGG CGCAATGGCGTCGTCAGACTGTTGATGCTACTTGTAAGAGAAGAATGTGTAACAAACCTTTGGAGGGTGTCACAGAAGGGAAGCCCGCCGTACCAGCACAGAAAA CATCACATCTAGGCTTCAAAGTGCCTGGGTATCGGCCGTCCGATTTTGACAAGAAGATGCTCTTATGGACAGGCCGCTTCAAGACCAAGGAGCAGATTCCCGAGATTGTATC GTTTGAGATGCTTGATGCTGCCAGGAACAAAATGCGTGTCAAAGTCGCTTACGTGATGATGGCTGCAACCATTGCAGCTTGCTTGGTCATGGTGTTCCTGGGCAAACGG GGCGTGAAAAACCACGAATCACTCATCGCCATGAACTTGGAGAAGAAGGCTCGCTGGAAGGAGGAGGGCCAGCGGGAGAGGGATGCGGCAGCAGCGGCCGCGGCAGCAGCTAGCACAGCCGCACTAGTCACTGCAAAAGCCCAGTGA
- the mix23 gene encoding protein MIX23 — protein MSAWTLQTNMAAPGGTLNCEDFSMFQEVLKAMRTQDDRIVHTLNTTVPTASFSGKVDAAQTCKDLYESLIEAHTSRGKAIKGCIAETSAVVGRLREERVKDSDNLSLIKQLRKEQTKLKLMQSELNVEEVVNDRSMKVFNERCRIHYTPPKIQ, from the exons ATGAGCGCTTGGACCCTTCAGACCAATATGGCGGCGCCCGGTGGTACACTAAACTGTGAGGACTTTTCAATGTTTCAG GAAGTCCTGAAAGCTATGCGTACCCAAGATGACCGGATTGTCCATACGCTCAACACCACCGTGCCCACTGCATCTTTTTCTGGCAAAGTGGATGCCGCCCAGACATGCAAAGATCTttatgaatct CTAATAGAGGCCCATACCAGCAGAGGCAAGGCCATAAAGGGCTGCATAGCAGAGACATCAGCTGTGGTGGGAAGACTACgggaagagagggtgaaggacAGTGATAACTTGTCACTCATAAAGCAACTCAGGAAAGAGCAGACCAAG TTAAAACTGATGCAATCCGAACTGAATGTTGAAGAAGTTGTCAATGACCGAAGTATGAAG GTTTTCAATGAAAGGTGCCGGATCCACTACACCCCTCCCAAGATCCAGTGA